CCATGAAAGTAGAGCACCACGCGCTGTGGATTTGCCTGTGGGCCGGCGATCCACTCGGCGCTCAGGCCGTCGATGGTCACAGGCTGCACCGCAGCCTCCACGGGCTGGCCGCCGAAGAGCGCATCCCAATCGGCGCGCATCTGCGTCACCGTGGCGTTGCGGCCCCAGCTTCGGTAGACCGACAGCACGCGGCGTATGACGCCGTCGAGCTGTTCGTCGGAAGCGGTGATCTTGCGCTCGCTCATTGGCCGCACCCCATGCCGCCGGAAACCCCCAAGGTCTCGCCGGTGATGAAGGCCGCAGCGTCGGAGGCCAGGAAAGCGACCGCGGCAGCCACTTCTTCGGGCGTGCCCAGCCGGCCGGCCAGCGTGGCGCCCCTCATGGCGTCCAGCAGCTTGTCGCCGCCAGCGGCCACGGCTTCGCGCAGCAACGGTGTGTCGATCGGCCCCGGCGCGATCACGTTGGCCGTGATGCCCTTGCGGCCGTTTTCGCGCGCGATGGAACGCGTGAAGGCGATCACGCCGCCTTTGGCGGCGGCATACACCGCCGCGCCGCGCGAACCCATGCGGCCGGCCTCGGAGGCGATATTGATGATGCGGCCGAAACCGGCTGCCTGCATCGCTGGCAAGGCCGCGTGCGTGGTGGCGAACACCGATT
The Variovorax sp. OAS795 genome window above contains:
- a CDS encoding SDR family oxidoreductase: MSTVRSVFLTGGAKGIGAAIARRLAAEGACVTIADLDIASAQALAAEIGATAVELDVADLERAHRMVLETGPHQILVNNAGIDQHAYFTQTQIADWRRLLAVNLESVFATTHAALPAMQAAGFGRIINIASEAGRMGSRGAAVYAAAKGGVIAFTRSIARENGRKGITANVIAPGPIDTPLLREAVAAGGDKLLDAMRGATLAGRLGTPEEVAAAVAFLASDAAAFITGETLGVSGGMGCGQ